One Nerophis lumbriciformis linkage group LG21, RoL_Nlum_v2.1, whole genome shotgun sequence DNA segment encodes these proteins:
- the ciarta gene encoding circadian associated repressor of transcription a isoform X1: MLTLFRDAETERLSGLRTKHAPIDYYYTEMQSQGSTSSQPSFDSLSSSDSLLLSDSDDTDVFLTDSCSSAVLDGAGGSSARASESPGSQWACDGFTDKDEEEEAAYGTGNKAAHNARPTGQVPKSQRDLLFAQKCAELQGFVRPLLQLLNGLKKGRFDRGLSSFQQSVAMDRIQRIVGVLQRPNSGEKYLKTLLQVEMMLKLWFPQITSPPASAASSMASSPARSLQDAPVTTPVTTFVATPVTTPVTTPPHKHRDQSHIPVKKRRLSWTGTDSPTTSPGLPKCPRLSPEEKTTTKKQDGGEEDVGRRPSPAPPLLSSPDMSGNAKRNKSDGKFKACRGSEPSLTWMHVAPILSPRKTCPSHEGTVTARSDDQPVPAGSRGGPATQDSAVSSTTPSKHTKSLKKVARCQSQPAEPPSETQTCPGRSPSSHAAVKPLTRACHPAHSDT, encoded by the exons ATGTTGACTCTGTTCCGCGATGCCGAAACGGAGCGACTTTCAGGCCTACGGACAAAACACGCACCCATTGACTACTATTACACAG AGATGCAGTCCCAGGGCAGCACTTCCTCCCAGCCCTCCTTCGACTCCCTGAGCTCCAGCGACAGCCTCCTGCTCAGCGACTCCGACGACACAGACGTCTTCCTGACGGACAGCTGCTCCTCGGCCGTCCTCGACGGCGCGGGCGGATCCTCGGCCCGGGCGTCGGAGAGCCCCGGGTCGCAGTGGGCGTGCGACGGCTTCACCGACAAAGACGAGGAAGAGGAGGCGGCGTACGGGACGGGGAACAAGGCGGCGCACAACGCTCGTCCTACGGGTCAGGTTCCCAAATCCCAGCGTGATCTCCTGTTTGCTCAGAAG TGTGCTGAGTTGCAAGGTTTTGTCAGACCTCTGCTGCAGCTGCTGAATGGACTAAAGAAGGGGCGATTCGACCGTG GTCTAAGTAGTTTCCAGCAGAGTGTCGCCATGGATCGAATCCAGAGAATCGTGGGTGTTTTACAGAGACCAAACAGCGG AGAGAAGTACCTCAAAACTCTGCTGCAGGTGGAGATGATGCTGAAGCTTTGGTTTCCTCAAATCACAAGTCCGCCCGCGTCGGCCGCCTCCAGCATGGCGTCCTCCCCCGCCCGCTCTCTCCAAGACGCGCCGGTCACCACGCCCGTCACCACGTTCGTCGCCACACCGGTCACCACGCCCGTCACCACGCCGCCGCACAAGCACAGGGATCAGTCGCATATCCCAGTGAAG AAACGCAGACTCAGCTGGACGGGGACAGACTCTCCAACGACGTCTCCAGGGCTGCCCAAGTGCCCTCGCCTCAGTCCCGAAGAGAAGACGACGACCAAAAAGCAAGACGGGGGTGAAGAAGACGTCGGCCGCCGCCCTTCCCCCGCTCCGCCATTACTGTCTTCACCAGACATGAGTGGCAACGCAAAGAGGAACAAAAGCGATGGCAAGTTCAAAGCGTGCCGGGGGTCGGAGCCGAGCCTCACGTGGATGCACGTTGCCCCCATCCTGTCCCCGCGCAAGACCTGTCCCTCACACGAGGGCACGGTGACAGCTCGTAGCGATGACCAGCCGGTCCCGGCCGGCAGCAGGGGCGGCCCGGCCACGCAGGACAGCGCCGTCTCCTCCACCACGCCCTCCAAGCACACCAAGAGTCTCAAGAAAGTCGCCCGGTGCCAAAGCCAGCCTGCCGAGCCCCCCAGCGAGACACAGACTTGTCCGGGTCGAAGCCCGTCCAGCCACGCCGCGGTCAAGCCTCTGACCCGGGCGTGCCACCCCGCGCACTCGGACACCTGA
- the ciarta gene encoding circadian associated repressor of transcription a isoform X2: MQSQGSTSSQPSFDSLSSSDSLLLSDSDDTDVFLTDSCSSAVLDGAGGSSARASESPGSQWACDGFTDKDEEEEAAYGTGNKAAHNARPTGQVPKSQRDLLFAQKCAELQGFVRPLLQLLNGLKKGRFDRGLSSFQQSVAMDRIQRIVGVLQRPNSGEKYLKTLLQVEMMLKLWFPQITSPPASAASSMASSPARSLQDAPVTTPVTTFVATPVTTPVTTPPHKHRDQSHIPVKKRRLSWTGTDSPTTSPGLPKCPRLSPEEKTTTKKQDGGEEDVGRRPSPAPPLLSSPDMSGNAKRNKSDGKFKACRGSEPSLTWMHVAPILSPRKTCPSHEGTVTARSDDQPVPAGSRGGPATQDSAVSSTTPSKHTKSLKKVARCQSQPAEPPSETQTCPGRSPSSHAAVKPLTRACHPAHSDT; the protein is encoded by the exons ATGCAGTCCCAGGGCAGCACTTCCTCCCAGCCCTCCTTCGACTCCCTGAGCTCCAGCGACAGCCTCCTGCTCAGCGACTCCGACGACACAGACGTCTTCCTGACGGACAGCTGCTCCTCGGCCGTCCTCGACGGCGCGGGCGGATCCTCGGCCCGGGCGTCGGAGAGCCCCGGGTCGCAGTGGGCGTGCGACGGCTTCACCGACAAAGACGAGGAAGAGGAGGCGGCGTACGGGACGGGGAACAAGGCGGCGCACAACGCTCGTCCTACGGGTCAGGTTCCCAAATCCCAGCGTGATCTCCTGTTTGCTCAGAAG TGTGCTGAGTTGCAAGGTTTTGTCAGACCTCTGCTGCAGCTGCTGAATGGACTAAAGAAGGGGCGATTCGACCGTG GTCTAAGTAGTTTCCAGCAGAGTGTCGCCATGGATCGAATCCAGAGAATCGTGGGTGTTTTACAGAGACCAAACAGCGG AGAGAAGTACCTCAAAACTCTGCTGCAGGTGGAGATGATGCTGAAGCTTTGGTTTCCTCAAATCACAAGTCCGCCCGCGTCGGCCGCCTCCAGCATGGCGTCCTCCCCCGCCCGCTCTCTCCAAGACGCGCCGGTCACCACGCCCGTCACCACGTTCGTCGCCACACCGGTCACCACGCCCGTCACCACGCCGCCGCACAAGCACAGGGATCAGTCGCATATCCCAGTGAAG AAACGCAGACTCAGCTGGACGGGGACAGACTCTCCAACGACGTCTCCAGGGCTGCCCAAGTGCCCTCGCCTCAGTCCCGAAGAGAAGACGACGACCAAAAAGCAAGACGGGGGTGAAGAAGACGTCGGCCGCCGCCCTTCCCCCGCTCCGCCATTACTGTCTTCACCAGACATGAGTGGCAACGCAAAGAGGAACAAAAGCGATGGCAAGTTCAAAGCGTGCCGGGGGTCGGAGCCGAGCCTCACGTGGATGCACGTTGCCCCCATCCTGTCCCCGCGCAAGACCTGTCCCTCACACGAGGGCACGGTGACAGCTCGTAGCGATGACCAGCCGGTCCCGGCCGGCAGCAGGGGCGGCCCGGCCACGCAGGACAGCGCCGTCTCCTCCACCACGCCCTCCAAGCACACCAAGAGTCTCAAGAAAGTCGCCCGGTGCCAAAGCCAGCCTGCCGAGCCCCCCAGCGAGACACAGACTTGTCCGGGTCGAAGCCCGTCCAGCCACGCCGCGGTCAAGCCTCTGACCCGGGCGTGCCACCCCGCGCACTCGGACACCTGA